In a single window of the Leptospira sanjuanensis genome:
- a CDS encoding phospholipase C/P1 nuclease family protein: MIKKKKIATSHASFASNVSSFSILFRKKIFEFGRKIWIFPLLFLLPQGVFSWGTHYLVMDRALEHPSMQFISQEVSSESLDSFVKKEKDSLKVLFDEFADWETERGSKRFKKVEFNAKSPTVLDFLKAARLNPATKFMEVERILPGSKNMNGDVPVSAITPYLPDLAELPARFRSTAGKKIKIRNVLYTFIDEPDWGMDHSLWGFEEYGYGKQPYGKPQGESSKAPFHMQFQNENWILSLFAPEIVEGGMILDRIELFSRLSKLAGKTGHDYWKYRFAAWACHYIQDIGQPYHSKAVPDAGFFYYLKFAFSSKESKKETKAKTTQLVSNRHFLYEDFVSYGLIQFYKSPTPVTSTLAGFLTKDFDGFPDESSNADLMKFVGKRAAFHAVDINESIIDTFGYEYTMKPEYDLEKELGTKMKEIFPTLDREKADHLLEETGRDFSLTGSATREILRSLLKD, encoded by the coding sequence ATGATAAAAAAGAAAAAAATTGCAACCTCCCACGCGTCTTTCGCATCCAATGTTTCCTCTTTCTCGATTTTATTTCGTAAAAAAATTTTCGAATTCGGCCGGAAAATCTGGATTTTTCCCCTTCTTTTTCTACTCCCGCAGGGCGTATTTTCCTGGGGCACTCACTATCTCGTGATGGATCGCGCATTGGAACATCCTTCGATGCAATTCATTTCTCAAGAGGTTTCCTCGGAGTCCCTTGATTCTTTCGTAAAAAAGGAAAAGGATTCCTTAAAGGTTCTATTCGACGAGTTTGCGGATTGGGAAACCGAACGCGGCTCAAAGCGGTTTAAAAAGGTGGAATTTAATGCGAAATCGCCTACCGTCCTCGATTTTTTAAAGGCCGCGAGACTCAATCCCGCGACCAAATTTATGGAAGTGGAGCGTATTCTTCCCGGTTCTAAAAATATGAACGGCGATGTTCCGGTTTCGGCGATCACTCCGTATTTACCCGATTTGGCGGAACTTCCTGCGAGATTTCGATCCACCGCGGGTAAAAAAATCAAGATTAGAAACGTATTATATACCTTTATCGACGAACCCGATTGGGGAATGGACCACAGTCTTTGGGGTTTCGAGGAATACGGATACGGAAAGCAGCCGTACGGTAAACCGCAAGGTGAAAGCAGCAAGGCTCCGTTTCATATGCAGTTTCAGAACGAAAACTGGATTCTTTCCTTATTCGCGCCGGAAATCGTGGAAGGAGGAATGATCTTGGATCGAATCGAGTTGTTTTCCAGACTTTCCAAATTGGCCGGAAAAACGGGACACGATTATTGGAAATATCGATTCGCCGCTTGGGCCTGTCATTACATTCAGGATATCGGGCAACCGTATCATTCCAAAGCGGTTCCTGACGCCGGTTTTTTCTATTACTTGAAATTTGCTTTTTCTTCTAAGGAATCCAAAAAGGAAACGAAGGCGAAAACCACACAGCTTGTTTCCAATCGTCACTTCCTATACGAAGACTTCGTTTCCTACGGATTGATTCAGTTTTATAAGAGCCCGACTCCGGTGACTTCCACTTTGGCCGGATTTTTAACGAAAGATTTCGACGGTTTCCCGGATGAATCGTCTAACGCTGATTTGATGAAATTCGTGGGTAAGCGGGCGGCTTTCCATGCGGTCGACATCAACGAATCCATCATCGATACGTTCGGTTACGAATATACAATGAAACCTGAATATGATCTGGAAAAGGAACTCGGAACCAAGATGAAGGAAATCTTCCCGACCTTGGATCGCGAAAAAGCCGATCATCTTTTGGAAGAAACGGGCCGGGACTTTTCTCTAACCGGTTCGGCTACGCGGGAAATTCTCCGTTCTCTCTTAAAGGATTAG
- a CDS encoding flavin-containing monooxygenase: MAQKLKEAADKLKTSDHPVLDAIIIGTGFAGLGMGIRLKQAGIHSFVILEQADGVGGTWRDNHYPGAACDVQSHLYSFSFEQNPNWSRMYGLQSEILGYLNHCTDKYDLRSHIRFNNSVNSAIFDERSGLWHVTSTNGNSFKCKSLINGSGGLSRPVLPDIPGLKKFKGKMFHSARWDHSYDLNNKTVGVIGTGASAIQIVPAIQPSVKKLHLFQRTAPWVIAKPDRAISGTERWLFRFFPPAQRLFRLAIYWMLEFRVIAFTIHPGLMRILEAFAKSYLKKQIKNPELRRKVTPNFTIGCKRVLISNEYYGALQKPNVIVNTTAIQEIRENGIVTKDGTEHPIDALILATGFQAAEAMSPFEVKGLNGNDLNDAWKNGAEAYLGTTVSGFPNFFLIVGPNTGLGHSSMVLMIESQIHYVLQCILSMRKKKLKFINVLKQAQDKYNQAIQSRLEKSIWNTGGCVSWYRTSSGKNTTLWPGFTFEFRLKTKFVNLSHYEAVKADDRLESIGLVSRIAMLFSGVFR; encoded by the coding sequence ATGGCTCAGAAATTGAAAGAAGCGGCGGATAAATTGAAAACTTCCGATCATCCGGTCTTGGACGCGATTATCATCGGAACGGGGTTTGCGGGACTTGGAATGGGAATCCGTTTAAAACAAGCGGGAATTCATTCTTTTGTCATCTTGGAACAAGCGGATGGGGTGGGAGGTACTTGGAGAGACAATCATTATCCGGGCGCGGCCTGCGACGTACAGTCTCATCTGTATTCTTTTTCGTTCGAACAAAATCCGAACTGGTCTAGAATGTACGGTCTTCAATCCGAGATCCTGGGTTATCTGAATCATTGCACGGATAAATACGATCTCAGGTCTCATATTCGTTTTAACAATTCCGTGAACTCGGCGATCTTCGACGAACGATCCGGGTTGTGGCACGTAACGTCTACGAACGGAAATTCGTTTAAGTGTAAAAGTCTGATTAACGGTTCCGGCGGTTTGAGCCGTCCCGTTCTTCCGGATATTCCCGGTTTGAAAAAATTCAAAGGGAAGATGTTTCACTCGGCGCGCTGGGACCACTCCTACGATCTCAACAATAAAACCGTGGGCGTCATCGGAACCGGAGCGAGTGCGATCCAGATCGTTCCCGCGATTCAACCGAGCGTCAAAAAACTGCATCTCTTTCAAAGAACAGCGCCTTGGGTGATCGCGAAACCGGACCGCGCGATTTCCGGAACGGAACGTTGGTTGTTCCGTTTTTTTCCTCCGGCTCAACGGTTGTTCCGTCTTGCGATCTATTGGATGCTCGAATTCCGGGTGATCGCTTTTACGATTCATCCGGGTTTGATGAGGATACTGGAGGCATTTGCGAAAAGTTATCTCAAAAAACAGATCAAAAACCCGGAACTCAGACGAAAAGTGACTCCGAATTTTACGATCGGATGTAAGCGCGTTTTGATTTCCAACGAATACTACGGTGCATTACAAAAACCGAATGTGATCGTGAATACTACTGCGATCCAAGAGATCCGCGAGAACGGAATCGTTACGAAGGACGGTACGGAACATCCGATCGACGCGCTCATCCTCGCGACGGGTTTTCAGGCCGCGGAGGCAATGTCTCCTTTTGAAGTGAAGGGTTTAAACGGAAACGATCTGAACGACGCTTGGAAGAACGGAGCCGAAGCGTATTTGGGGACCACCGTTTCAGGCTTTCCGAATTTCTTTTTAATCGTAGGTCCGAACACTGGTCTCGGTCATAGTTCCATGGTTTTGATGATCGAATCGCAGATCCATTACGTGCTTCAGTGTATTCTTTCCATGCGTAAGAAAAAACTGAAATTTATCAACGTGTTGAAACAAGCTCAGGATAAATACAATCAGGCGATTCAGTCAAGATTGGAAAAATCCATCTGGAATACGGGAGGTTGCGTCAGTTGGTATCGCACGAGTTCGGGTAAGAATACTACGTTGTGGCCCGGATTCACGTTCGAGTTTCGTTTAAAAACCAAGTTCGTGAATCTTTCACATTACGAAGCGGTAAAGGCGGACGATCGACTGGAAAGTATCGGTTTGGTTTCTCGTATCGCGATGTTGTTTTCGGGAGTTTTCCGCTAA
- a CDS encoding LytTR family DNA-binding domain-containing protein, which translates to MKFNEVKIIGAMFRGADRNYFVTFSNIVYISSNGRYSVLHTPDQNLEVVGTLKQTLQRLQSEKFVRVHKQYIINMEFLGHVEYFTDGVHYAYMTDDEKSQVPVSRVYLPYTWPNQNKAEA; encoded by the coding sequence ATGAAGTTCAATGAAGTCAAAATCATAGGAGCCATGTTTAGGGGCGCCGATCGGAATTACTTCGTGACGTTTTCGAATATCGTTTATATTTCCTCGAACGGAAGATATTCCGTTCTTCATACGCCGGATCAGAATTTGGAAGTAGTCGGAACGTTGAAGCAGACCTTACAGAGATTACAATCCGAAAAGTTCGTAAGAGTTCACAAACAGTATATTATCAATATGGAATTTTTAGGACATGTGGAATACTTTACGGACGGTGTGCACTACGCGTATATGACCGACGATGAAAAAAGTCAGGTTCCCGTGAGCAGGGTTTATCTTCCGTATACTTGGCCGAACCAAAACAAAGCGGAGGCGTGA
- a CDS encoding sensor histidine kinase: MHLYVTLILLFMPLHFVFVCFLIRNAFQGEFKNSNANPKGLEPSNVSPDREFLGSRIYNLRMTPHFLFNSLMTLRIYMESEREDAVEYLDSLSNMLRYSFRFVNRDRVSLREELDFTLSYFDLVKNKAKHPFRILIKKEVGMEIGKVFVPPFLIQTLVENSVKHAVMKSKHSIVIEVEIGWEFEDRIRITVQDNGPGARIAGDDLEEGTFFYLRRRLKEICTEAELKIQSEIGSGFKTEISLYDASLLEARSKIYS, translated from the coding sequence GTGCATTTATACGTAACTTTGATTCTTCTTTTTATGCCCTTGCATTTCGTTTTTGTTTGTTTTTTGATACGCAATGCGTTTCAAGGCGAATTTAAAAATTCGAATGCGAATCCTAAAGGTTTGGAGCCGAGCAACGTTTCTCCCGATCGGGAATTTTTAGGTTCACGAATTTATAATCTAAGAATGACCCCGCATTTTCTATTCAACTCGTTGATGACGCTGCGTATTTACATGGAAAGTGAACGAGAAGATGCCGTCGAATATTTGGATAGTCTTTCGAATATGCTTCGGTACTCGTTCCGTTTCGTAAATCGGGATCGCGTTTCTCTAAGGGAGGAATTGGATTTTACGCTCTCTTATTTCGATCTTGTTAAAAACAAGGCGAAACATCCGTTTCGAATTCTCATCAAAAAAGAAGTGGGAATGGAAATCGGTAAAGTTTTCGTTCCTCCGTTCCTGATTCAGACTTTAGTGGAAAATTCGGTAAAACACGCGGTGATGAAATCGAAACATTCGATCGTGATCGAAGTGGAAATCGGTTGGGAGTTCGAGGATCGGATTCGAATTACGGTACAAGACAACGGTCCGGGCGCACGGATCGCAGGCGACGATTTGGAAGAAGGGACATTCTTTTATTTAAGAAGAAGACTGAAGGAGATCTGCACCGAAGCGGAATTGAAGATTCAAAGCGAGATCGGAAGCGGGTTTAAAACGGAAATTTCCCTATACGACGCCTCTTTGCTCGAGGCCAGAAGTAAAATTTATTCCTGA
- a CDS encoding LB_137 family protein, which yields MFPKFRIGAKFVFLIVLFFSQNLFSDTIRLRKNKTPLIGKIIQYKENGVELSTAEGKKEIPSKEIEKIELGFSGIRTTLQTATDSQTSELILLEVVDREKFVFYDAEKSELKVVLLSEIRSAEFQFPFDPKKFQSMLSGYEVEVTLQSGERSRGVLFKIGFDTTTLTIDSQKNRIPNSSIQKIAYTFGPPARTNPSSEEIDRSVRLYEILIPGSHQIRTGRKTSGTTLFIGTLLSAAAAEYEYLRGKSELRRQKEINEQAILLGKEYALLFVDFEYEAYYEHKSKNRSFLILTSLFYVLNLLDIWTWKPNSETGENSSFRILPSFRFPWNERSRSETEAQIRLEFCF from the coding sequence ATGTTCCCAAAGTTTAGAATCGGCGCCAAGTTCGTATTTCTGATCGTCCTATTCTTTTCGCAAAATCTCTTTTCGGACACGATACGGCTTAGAAAAAATAAAACTCCTTTGATCGGCAAGATCATTCAGTATAAAGAAAACGGAGTGGAACTTTCGACTGCGGAGGGAAAAAAAGAAATCCCTTCGAAAGAAATCGAAAAGATAGAACTCGGATTCAGCGGAATTCGAACGACGCTCCAGACCGCTACCGATTCCCAAACTTCGGAACTTATCCTACTCGAAGTCGTCGATCGTGAAAAATTCGTTTTTTACGACGCGGAAAAATCCGAACTTAAAGTCGTATTGCTTTCCGAGATTCGTTCCGCCGAATTTCAATTTCCGTTCGATCCGAAAAAATTTCAAAGCATGCTCTCCGGATACGAAGTGGAAGTAACTCTTCAATCGGGAGAAAGGAGTAGAGGAGTTTTATTTAAAATCGGTTTCGATACGACGACACTTACGATCGATTCCCAAAAAAATCGGATTCCGAACTCATCCATTCAAAAAATCGCATATACTTTCGGTCCACCGGCGCGAACAAACCCGAGTTCCGAGGAGATCGACCGTTCCGTTCGACTGTATGAAATTCTAATACCGGGCAGTCATCAAATTCGAACCGGAAGAAAAACTTCGGGAACAACCCTGTTCATCGGAACGCTCCTATCGGCGGCGGCGGCGGAATACGAATATCTGAGGGGAAAAAGCGAACTCAGAAGACAAAAAGAAATCAACGAACAAGCGATTCTTTTGGGGAAGGAATACGCACTGTTGTTTGTGGATTTCGAATACGAAGCCTATTACGAACACAAAAGTAAAAACCGCTCATTTCTGATTCTTACTTCCCTATTCTACGTTTTGAATCTATTGGATATCTGGACTTGGAAGCCGAATTCGGAAACGGGGGAGAATTCCTCCTTTAGAATCCTTCCGTCCTTTCGTTTTCCCTGGAATGAACGCTCCCGATCGGAAACGGAAGCACAGATTCGTCTGGAGTTCTGCTTCTAA
- a CDS encoding Lcl C-terminal domain-containing protein: MKNIRSIYFALAILLLVVSSEKFSIGSYSTGPIPGTVIDSDTGLIWTVCSMGQTPPTCPENATTDTWRNALAYCSGLTLGGVAWRLPNIKELFTIINYYYEAPAVAGSAFPHTPGHDFAYYWTSTTHPSIFAPGGRDRAMLVDFDLGGSDDDLKSGQHYVRCVTGP, encoded by the coding sequence ATGAAAAACATTAGATCCATATATTTTGCGTTGGCGATTCTACTTTTAGTTGTTTCCTCCGAAAAATTTTCGATCGGTTCATATAGTACCGGACCGATTCCCGGTACCGTAATCGACTCGGATACCGGACTGATTTGGACTGTCTGTAGTATGGGCCAAACGCCTCCGACTTGTCCCGAAAACGCGACCACCGATACGTGGAGAAATGCGTTGGCTTATTGCAGCGGATTGACTTTAGGGGGCGTAGCTTGGAGACTCCCGAATATCAAGGAGCTTTTTACCATAATCAATTACTACTATGAGGCTCCGGCAGTCGCAGGCAGCGCGTTCCCGCATACTCCCGGACACGACTTTGCATATTATTGGACCTCGACCACGCATCCATCGATATTCGCTCCGGGAGGAAGAGATAGAGCGATGCTCGTCGACTTTGATCTGGGAGGAAGCGACGACGATCTAAAATCGGGACAACATTACGTGCGGTGTGTTACGGGACCGTAA
- a CDS encoding Lcl domain-containing protein has product MDDPKGRALLFSLLGDKDVPNATNSSSPSAPEGGPAVVVTSHSILIEPRTLSEYVGGTTQFRAYHYINGILNAEITDDVDWTSTNTGVLTISNTAGSKGLATKIAIGSSDVEIVPMSALAALLLPTYTNRKATATLAAVPDTTSPLVSSHSPPNSHTGFSPLSFELRLTFNEPMDMASVPAISFEDRIATGTYTAFSTLGYSHTWTSNTNLTIRLDALPESFSFRWTLAGSGMKDAAGNSLSANYSGTSATGAESTYVPLVDTGQIGCWNQIGTSVSCEPGMDGEITDPSPSATLAGPSVNASYPNDPITYHGLTDLTWTTCTHGQVWTGSACTGTGTSPAYGAIASTWSQAIQICGSYDTRNSGAGYAGKGGWRLPTIRELQSILDYSYTSNSIVHPIYFPNMLKSENYWSSTARVATNNKDRAFKINTFAGKTQNLEKTYQFYHYCVTNE; this is encoded by the coding sequence ATGGATGATCCCAAAGGAAGGGCGTTATTATTCTCCCTCCTTGGCGACAAAGATGTTCCGAACGCAACGAATTCCTCTTCCCCTTCGGCGCCCGAGGGGGGGCCTGCGGTAGTCGTCACTTCGCACAGCATTTTAATCGAACCTAGAACTTTGAGCGAATACGTGGGCGGAACGACTCAGTTTCGTGCGTATCATTATATAAACGGAATTTTAAACGCTGAAATCACCGATGACGTCGACTGGACCTCTACAAATACGGGAGTGCTAACGATATCGAACACGGCCGGATCCAAAGGTCTTGCAACAAAAATAGCGATCGGATCAAGCGACGTTGAAATTGTCCCGATGAGCGCATTGGCCGCCTTACTTTTGCCGACTTATACGAACAGAAAGGCGACCGCGACTTTGGCCGCGGTTCCGGATACGACTTCGCCTCTCGTAAGTTCGCATTCTCCGCCGAACAGCCATACCGGATTCAGCCCTCTTTCCTTTGAATTGAGACTTACGTTTAACGAACCCATGGATATGGCTTCGGTTCCGGCCATCAGTTTCGAGGACAGAATCGCAACCGGAACCTATACGGCGTTCTCCACTTTAGGATATTCTCATACGTGGACCTCGAACACGAACTTAACGATCAGGTTAGACGCTCTTCCCGAAAGTTTTTCATTTCGTTGGACCCTTGCCGGTTCAGGAATGAAAGACGCGGCCGGAAACTCCCTTTCGGCGAACTATTCCGGAACCAGCGCCACCGGAGCGGAATCCACTTACGTTCCTTTAGTGGACACAGGACAAATAGGTTGCTGGAACCAAATAGGAACCTCGGTTTCTTGCGAGCCGGGAATGGACGGGGAAATTACGGATCCGTCCCCTTCCGCAACTCTCGCGGGACCGAGCGTGAACGCAAGTTATCCGAACGACCCGATAACCTATCACGGTTTAACCGATCTCACTTGGACAACATGTACTCACGGACAAGTTTGGACCGGAAGCGCTTGCACCGGAACCGGAACAAGTCCGGCATATGGAGCGATCGCATCGACTTGGAGTCAGGCGATCCAAATTTGCGGAAGTTATGATACTCGAAATTCGGGAGCTGGTTATGCCGGCAAAGGAGGATGGAGGCTTCCTACGATCAGAGAACTTCAATCTATTTTAGATTATTCTTATACATCGAATTCCATCGTCCATCCTATCTATTTTCCGAATATGCTCAAGAGCGAAAACTATTGGTCCTCCACCGCAAGGGTGGCGACAAACAACAAAGACAGAGCTTTTAAAATCAATACGTTCGCAGGCAAGACCCAGAATTTGGAAAAAACATACCAGTTCTACCACTATTGCGTTACAAACGAATGA
- a CDS encoding LytR/AlgR family response regulator transcription factor: MEKPYKTVVIEDDFMIGSFIKKEVETHGKFEVTEMFENGSDAVRFLAHNKVDLLLLDIELPDLNGFDILKGLDDPPVTISVTGHEGNAVTAYDFGNLDYVTKPVVPERLHKALDRAYEKLSSEKNVSIHNYGTKFKGVDRNVFITFSNIVYISSNGKHSILHTVDDGIEVIGTLKDLEPKLSAGKFRRVHKQYIINMEYLAHIEYFNGGSHVAYMKDEEKSQVPVSRIYLPGI; encoded by the coding sequence ATGGAAAAGCCCTATAAAACGGTCGTAATCGAAGACGATTTTATGATCGGATCTTTTATAAAAAAAGAGGTGGAAACTCACGGTAAATTTGAAGTCACGGAGATGTTCGAGAACGGTTCGGATGCCGTGCGTTTTTTGGCGCACAACAAGGTGGATCTTCTTCTTCTCGATATTGAACTTCCGGATCTAAACGGGTTCGATATATTGAAGGGATTGGATGATCCTCCCGTTACGATTTCTGTAACCGGTCACGAAGGAAACGCGGTTACCGCATACGATTTTGGAAATCTGGATTACGTAACTAAACCCGTCGTTCCTGAAAGATTGCACAAGGCATTGGATCGCGCCTATGAAAAACTTTCCAGTGAGAAAAACGTGTCGATTCACAATTACGGGACCAAATTTAAGGGAGTCGATCGCAACGTATTCATCACATTTTCGAATATCGTATATATTTCTTCGAACGGAAAACATTCGATTCTTCATACCGTGGACGACGGAATCGAAGTGATCGGAACGCTGAAAGACCTGGAACCTAAACTTTCCGCGGGCAAGTTTAGAAGGGTCCATAAACAGTATATTATAAATATGGAATATTTGGCGCATATAGAGTATTTTAACGGCGGATCCCACGTGGCTTATATGAAGGACGAGGAGAAAAGTCAGGTTCCCGTAAGCCGTATTTATCTTCCGGGGATCTGA
- a CDS encoding Pycsar system effector family protein: MQPEYFSKTRARSSVDYLLRTVHQHHVQLSLMADQKANILIAASFVILSLALGFLQRGIYVTGIILLMGFLAVAASLAIFAVMPLSKPDKVRKKNPLFFGDFAADDEETFFKNVEAVLETDASLYKAISYDIYQMGRTIYFTKYRYIRWSYRFFLAGFFSGGTLIVFESIGWIPSLIRG; encoded by the coding sequence ATGCAGCCAGAATACTTTTCTAAAACCCGAGCCAGATCTTCCGTCGATTATCTTTTAAGAACCGTTCACCAGCATCACGTTCAGTTGAGTCTGATGGCCGATCAAAAAGCGAATATTTTGATCGCGGCGTCTTTCGTGATCCTTTCCTTAGCCCTCGGTTTTTTGCAGCGAGGAATCTACGTTACGGGCATCATACTTTTGATGGGTTTTCTGGCCGTTGCCGCCTCCCTCGCGATCTTTGCCGTGATGCCTCTTTCTAAGCCGGATAAGGTGCGTAAAAAGAATCCTTTGTTTTTCGGCGATTTCGCGGCGGACGACGAGGAAACCTTTTTTAAAAACGTGGAAGCCGTTTTGGAAACCGACGCATCTTTGTATAAAGCGATTTCCTATGATATCTATCAAATGGGGAGAACGATCTACTTTACGAAATACAGATATATCCGATGGAGTTATCGTTTCTTTCTGGCGGGTTTTTTCAGCGGAGGAACGCTGATCGTGTTCGAAAGTATCGGTTGGATTCCTTCCTTGATCCGAGGATAA
- a CDS encoding DNA polymerase domain-containing protein, which yields MPEPILIEGTLFDIYHIEDKIHLWLRNKNGECVLFHDFYQPIIYARGEESILKKLVQRFYELDALAAIPKYVPMTLFYENREVQVLELKISRPSILSKVSRKLYALYGKFDIYHSDIEVSTSYMVDKGIFPLCKLRISYTEEKHGKRIRTIDADDDQIKNLEYEVPSFKILTMKLAQSHRIDMKNNSIVFNDGSQSWEFSGKDPKDLLLKIDKLLKQEDPDVILSSYGDHTIFPYLFAQAQKLRIFPAFDRDKTSPIRRNIQTKGTSYNTYGTIVYRAPSYPLFGRWHIDSENSFVHKEADLLGIVELARLSRLPMQKMARASTGKALTSIETDVALRRGYLVPWQKSAIESPKTALQLLEADKGGLVFQPDISFGMTAENVAQLDFAQMYPSTMVLHNISPECVNCSCCADDPQTPVVPGLGYKICRKRKGIVSDALEHVLERRAYYKDRIKEIHKAHEENKYGDKLYGYERKQSSLKWMLVTSFGYLGYRNAKFGRLESHESVNAFAREKLLTAKEIAEDRGYVFIHAITDSIFIRKEDSSPFSKEELNSLCIEIQKRTSIKIDVDGIYTWLLFPASSQDPQMPVANRYMGRFETGDLKCRGIGARRKDLPFFVKKAQAEMLEWMRGKITIADLKNSEYEILRIYERFDELIKSERVPLEELLIRRSTSKDLDEYEVEGPAAVSLHNLKEMGISVQAGEKIRYLVLNRKAKSKDQWYLPEEAISALKRKNQKIHIDKTYYRKLLVNSFREIWSEFASFQNFDSLIDEQRWLPFDRCYRTEYELYLAGLKRIA from the coding sequence ATGCCTGAACCGATCTTAATAGAAGGAACTTTATTCGATATTTATCATATAGAAGACAAAATCCATCTATGGCTTCGAAACAAAAACGGAGAATGCGTTCTATTCCACGATTTTTATCAGCCTATCATCTACGCGCGAGGGGAAGAATCCATTCTCAAAAAATTGGTGCAGCGATTCTACGAACTGGACGCGTTAGCCGCAATACCGAAATACGTTCCCATGACCCTCTTTTACGAAAACCGGGAAGTCCAGGTTTTGGAACTTAAAATCTCTCGTCCTTCCATTCTTTCCAAGGTTTCCCGAAAACTTTACGCGCTCTACGGAAAATTCGACATCTATCATTCGGACATAGAAGTTTCCACGAGCTACATGGTGGACAAGGGTATTTTCCCTTTGTGTAAATTAAGGATATCTTATACGGAAGAAAAACACGGAAAACGAATCCGTACGATCGACGCCGACGACGATCAAATTAAGAATTTGGAATACGAGGTTCCGAGTTTCAAAATTCTAACGATGAAATTGGCGCAGAGCCATCGAATCGATATGAAGAACAACTCCATCGTATTCAACGACGGTTCGCAGTCCTGGGAATTTTCCGGAAAGGACCCGAAAGATCTTCTTTTAAAAATCGATAAACTTCTCAAACAAGAAGATCCGGACGTGATTCTTTCCTCGTACGGAGATCATACGATCTTTCCCTATCTTTTTGCACAGGCGCAAAAGCTGAGAATTTTTCCGGCCTTTGATCGGGATAAAACGTCTCCGATCCGAAGAAACATTCAAACCAAAGGAACGAGTTACAACACATACGGAACCATCGTGTATCGCGCTCCTTCGTATCCTTTGTTCGGAAGATGGCATATCGATTCGGAAAACAGCTTCGTTCACAAGGAAGCGGATCTTTTGGGAATCGTGGAATTGGCGAGACTCTCGCGTCTTCCCATGCAGAAGATGGCGCGCGCTTCCACGGGTAAGGCTCTAACAAGCATCGAAACCGACGTCGCCCTTCGAAGAGGTTATCTCGTGCCTTGGCAAAAAAGCGCGATCGAATCTCCCAAAACCGCGCTTCAACTTTTAGAAGCGGACAAAGGCGGACTCGTGTTTCAACCGGATATTTCATTCGGGATGACGGCGGAGAATGTGGCGCAACTCGATTTCGCGCAAATGTATCCGTCGACGATGGTGCTGCACAACATCTCTCCGGAATGCGTCAACTGTTCTTGCTGCGCGGACGATCCGCAAACGCCGGTCGTTCCCGGACTCGGATATAAGATCTGCAGAAAACGAAAAGGAATCGTGTCCGACGCCTTAGAACACGTACTCGAACGAAGAGCGTATTATAAAGATCGAATCAAGGAGATTCATAAAGCGCACGAAGAAAATAAATACGGCGACAAACTTTACGGATACGAACGCAAACAATCCAGTTTGAAATGGATGCTCGTCACTTCTTTCGGTTATCTCGGATATAGAAACGCGAAGTTCGGAAGATTGGAAAGTCACGAAAGCGTAAACGCGTTCGCAAGGGAAAAACTTCTCACGGCAAAAGAAATCGCGGAAGATCGGGGATACGTTTTTATCCACGCTATCACCGACAGCATCTTTATCCGCAAAGAAGACTCTTCTCCGTTCTCAAAAGAAGAATTGAATTCTCTCTGCATCGAAATTCAAAAACGCACTTCGATAAAGATCGACGTGGACGGAATTTATACTTGGCTTTTGTTTCCCGCTTCGAGCCAGGATCCGCAAATGCCCGTGGCCAACCGCTACATGGGAAGATTCGAAACCGGAGATCTGAAATGCAGAGGGATCGGAGCAAGAAGAAAAGATCTCCCGTTTTTCGTCAAAAAAGCGCAGGCGGAAATGCTGGAATGGATGCGCGGAAAAATCACGATCGCAGACTTAAAGAATTCCGAATATGAGATTTTACGAATTTACGAACGATTCGACGAACTCATCAAATCGGAACGCGTTCCTTTGGAGGAGCTTCTCATCCGAAGATCCACCTCTAAGGATCTGGACGAATACGAAGTCGAGGGACCCGCCGCGGTATCGCTTCACAATCTGAAAGAAATGGGAATTTCCGTTCAAGCGGGGGAAAAGATCCGTTATCTGGTTCTCAATCGAAAGGCCAAAAGCAAAGACCAATGGTATCTTCCCGAAGAGGCGATTTCCGCTCTAAAACGGAAAAACCAAAAGATCCATATCGATAAGACGTATTACCGAAAACTCCTTGTAAACTCGTTTCGGGAAATCTGGTCCGAGTTCGCTTCGTTTCAAAACTTCGATTCCCTGATCGACGAACAACGTTGGCTTCCTTTCGATCGATGTTACAGAACGGAATACGAACTCTATTTAGCGGGTTTAAAAAGAATCGCCTAA